Part of the Coccinella septempunctata chromosome 3, icCocSept1.1, whole genome shotgun sequence genome is shown below.
gactcatcaggtaggttaatgaaccctagcagctacctacgacaatcgccgaagcagcgtagtttgtgcctgctatacacgccggttacgtcgagggtatgcgtcgccggtggcgccatcgtttggcgtatgctgcaccgcaatagacgtataatctaccctgtgatcgtaaccgtcgtgcgcagtgatgccatcgtttggctacccttggtaccatcatggtgagatgaagtattcctctaccatgggtacaactacgccgccacaacactcccccaccagcggcgctgactggggaagcgatgcgatacggtaggcagggtaccgccgtttacgaagatgggaaagggcgtctagagtagcgtcagaaataccagagatgggagcgtgcattgtgagcgagctattgtcttaaccggtctggccttctgggatacgtcgttaagacggccctccctcatcacgtcggggtcaccactttggcggtatgtgctggggtgagttcacgccatttgaagaatggcgtgctcttggggtgattgtttcgtcccactgctagggtcggactcatcaggtaggttaatgaaccctagcagctacctacgacaatcgccgaagcagcgtagtttgtgcctgctatacacgccggttacgtcgagggtatagagtgttgcgtcgccggtggcgccatcgtttggcgtatgctgcaccgcaatagacgtataatctaccctgtgatcgcaaccgtcgtgcgcagtgatgccatcgtttggctacccttggtaccatcatggtgagatgtaGTATTCCTCtgccatgggtacaactacgccgccacactACCTTATTATTTGATTATCATCCATCaatatttaatttaatttttgaaatttcatttacctatattttcataaaattatatATTCAGGGTATATACTCACTAACTCACTAGAGTATATGAAAACTGCATCATCTACCAGTCTGTAAgatatttatataaaaaataatgGCTGAGGTCTTAGCTTCTAAATAAACTTTGATATTGAATAGCGCACTCAGACTGATATTATAGAGGTGACACACGTAACTGCAGGCTTGATGAATGTAACACCATAGTCGTTTTCTTAAGTTgctaaaattttttcaatgaattatgAATAGTTCGCAGAATTTCGAATGGAATGTTGACGAGTCTGCCACTGCCGAGGTATGTAGAATGAAACGAAGGAAAgaaaaacgaagaaaaaaaGTTACGATGTTACATTCTCTGTTATtatctttattgtatattatagaTCTATGTGTTTCTTTGTTTGATACTTTGAAGAAGAGATAATAAAGTCATGAAATGTCTTACAAACATTCTCGAAAAATTATAAACAAGAAGGAAAAGAGTAAATGCAGTCTTAAATGGACATTTATTGGCCTTTAAATAATTTTGCTGATAAACAATATTTTGTGAGCCTTTTTTGTTCCTTTCATTGAGAAACGGTGAGTCTTCTTTATCAAACAGAGATATTTCTGGATTAGTAGAGGAAAACTGCCGTCAGCAGATAGTCTAGGGCATAGACAATACATAATGGGTTGTGGTCGTTGTGGATTCATTTTCCACCATGGGACTTATGACTTCTCAATTCAATGTCCTcagctaaaaataaaatttcacaaaatCTATTAACACAATTtagttcttcttcaagtgagcACGTCATTTATTGTTTTCTTACATATTTCAGATGGTAGACTATAATTGTTATAAAACCAGTAAAGAAGAGTCTCACTATCACCCTGGATGTTCGATCGAAACTGCAGGTATGCAAATGATATTATTCAAAAAACATTCCTGCCTCTTGCTTTCATCTTCAGGTAAGCTAGAACTAGAATACTgacatattttcaaattgatttaGAATCTCTGCATACCGTAAGGCATGTCTTTTCGCAATATAATGTCAATACAATTCAATATGTCCGAATTGAAATAAAACTACCTAATGATAATCACACATAGAGTTAATGGTATTATTAGGTATATGAcctaacatcacctacgcctaTGGAGCGCTATTGATATAGGATAACATTGAAATGTCATAAAATTCAGCAATTTATAATTAACATATAACgaatattcagcttaaaaaacacCTACCTGTCAAATGTAACactagaatttttattttttggtgtAAAAGAATAGCCACAAGCTGCACATTATAACCATTTTTCCGATATTGCAATATTATGAAGTAATACTCAGAAGAtatatatgtaggtatatacagggttagaactatttagaggggacCACAAGGATATCgcaaaccgttagaaatacagggtagcttaaattacgaaaaagttgcgttattcaaggatgagtgggtggatgtaaacagttcccaaataactctgatggttcctgagatatcttgaaaaaactgaaaatcaagattataattttttcttcataactcatttgtttttggagataactacacgaaattcggtatGTAGTCATAATCCAATATAGCGATTATATCTACTGGTGCACTACTTTTTTGTTATTTAAGCCTCcttttatttttaacggttttcgatatttctATACTTAGTCAACCTCtataaatagttctaaccctgtatataacaCTGACTTTCCTGCAATTAATACCAAGTATTCCCGATAAAACATCCAAAACAGTAATTCCCAGCATTTTTCAAGTCTCCAAATTGCCAAAATTAGTTGagacatcactttgttcatttgactTCTAATCCCCTGTTTcttaaagcttgatcgggagatcaacgcttgattagaggataaacgtcaatttgtttttgatCGGAGCATTCTTATAACAAATTCTGATCTATAAATGTCCATTCAATGATCCTCAATTGCTACTTTAGAAATTTGGataaaggtttcagtgatttcgttttcgaaatcgagtgactgtcaaatcgttgatcgggcaataaAAGTGAATCTGGcagttttcaaacaaaaatttggaagATCATATCTaaggccgtttccgtcgcacaatcctcattaaattatttattcgaaaaagctacTTTCTGTTATTTTATGTTCTGAGTGAGATACCTAATTCATAGCAATATGAAGAAGTTGAACTCATACAAGATTCTAACGGATGTTTCGCTGATTTAACTATAATACCCACACCCGTTTTAGTTTCTCGCTTGTTCGGCTATTGAAATCACCCGCGTAGAGAACAGAGAAATATTCCTTCATATTGGGAGTTTGCTACAAGTATATGGCGGAATAttaagaaatgaaaataaaagttgTTCTATGCATGAACATGCTCACTCACCTCTCCATGTGAACATTGAAATATGATTGTTGATAAAATAATCTGTAAATCACAAGATTATAGGATATCATCAAGATCATCCGACCTTTATATTTTATGTATCAATAAAAACGAGTAGCATAAAATATCGAACAAAAGTGTTGGTGATAATTGAAgggttcatagctgaagtgaaccaagtccatgcagcctagttttgagataaatggcttagaagttgtttatcaccaattaattcaaatgtgatttttgatttatttattaTGATTCTtttgtaagcatatgcttacattctaaccatTTAAATTCTAAAGAAgttacttttgaattaattggtgataaacaacttctaagccatttatctcaaaactaggctgcgtggacttggttcacttcagctatgaacccCTCAATTAGAAAAGCTAGAAAAAGGCTGTCACACTCGGGTTATGAAAGATTTTTCATGCTTTTATGTAACATTTCAATTTGATGAGGTTCGTATGAAATGTTTCTTGGATCACCCAACTCGTTCCAAACCAAAAAGTGAAATATTGATGATGATTAGATAATAGTTTCCAGAAGTAGGTAGTAGAAACATTATCCGGACTAGTTTTTGTCGTTAGGCATTCGGATAATCGAAAATCCGGATAATCGAAGAAGAGGGATTGAAGTATATATTATTGCAAACATTATATAATGATGAATGATGAATGATAATGCTAAAACACAgcaatataaatgaatattcattaaaaaataacTTAATTGAATGGATTTTTCttaaatattaaataataattCGTAATTTCATTCTGGGTTGAAATATTTCGTGATTTTCATTTCGGGGACGTCCGGATAAACGGAAATCCGTATAACAGGGGTTCGGATAATGGGGTTATTTCTACTGTATATTGTTACGTCGACAGTTAATCTGTTCGAAAAAGTTGGAATTGAAAAACAGAGATTTCCTTCAACTCGgtaatctttttttcaaatgtatGTTTATGTCAAAAAGTCGCTACATAAAATAAGAGTAGTCCTGTTTGAATGTTTTCAAAGGTAGATTCATCTaggtttttctgaaatattaCTTGCAATGCAATATTAAATTGGGGAAAATAAAAAGCAGTGattgaaatcaaattatttatcaattgtaCAACAATATTTCAAACACAACAATATatttacgagaaaaaaattgactATGTAcatatttatttacactttttATTGCATTCAGGAAATTGGGTTCTCTCttaatataaattcaataaatctttATCTCATCGAAATAAAGGCACAACTAGTTTAACCTCACAGTGTAGGTACACAAATGATGTGCAAAGGTAATATTGCTCCCAATTCCTTTATATTTCCCCTTCCATGAGAATAAATTGcagataaaaattatttcaaatttcattcaattataCTCTTAGTTGTGTCCATGCCATTCAACATGTAATATCCAGTTATTTTCACTCGTGTGATGTTATATAAtcattttcaaaataataaaaacttcATAATTCTGACTGTCATGAAAATTAtcataattatatttttatttaaggCAACCAAGATGAGGAATATTTCAAATGCAAGCAGAATTtcaaaagtatttttttcactatCAGATTGagatttattttgaaaatgtcgATTGAGATTAGATccaggaaattttttttcgaattgaattatacaaagtttgaaaattttaataattatatacTTATCACTTCTTCTCAGAAAAGCCATCACGTGAAAAAAAAGTCCTGGAGACTAGGAGGCACCAAAGAGTGGTCTGCGAACTCCGAATGGAGTAAGGAAGGAAAAGAACCACCGAGGTCGAAAGAACACAATGTTGAATCCTGGAAATCGGGAGAAGTCACCAAGGAATGCTCCGAGAGAGACAAAGATTCACCATCGGATTCCAGTAGGAAATCCAAATCATTGTAACTTTCGAAATCGAAGTCTAGATTAACATCCTTGTCACCACAATTCAAAGCAGAACTAAGCGCGCTGATGTAACGCATAGCTAATCGCAAAGTTGTAATTTTTGTCAGTTTTTCATTAGCTGCACTGGTTTCTTGAACTTGTCCATGGGGTATAATCGACCGCAATGTTTCGAAGGCTTGATTTATCTCCCTCATCCTATTTCGTTCCCTAGCGTTTGCTGTTTTCCTTCTGTACTTGCTTAGGGGTGCCGATTTTTGCTTAACAGACTTCTTGGACTTTTTGCTGCCTTCAAAGTCTTCCCTCACTTCTGGGCATCTACGTGACGTTCTGGGTCTCAGAGAATACTTATCAGCTTTGGAGGTTTCTCCCGGAAAATTTCCGCTTTCGTTGTTGTTTGAGTCTGTGTAACATTCTTTGGAATATTCACCAGATGAATTTTGCGACATATCACTGTACTCTTGAAGAAGCGAATCCATTTTAAGACTTCAAATTATGGAGCTTGGAgggaaattttggaaatatcatgTTGTTCTCGGACTTCTTTCGCGCACGCAGACTGCGATGGTGTCTGCGTAACACACGCCGTGAAAGTCGGTTGATTACTATATCGGTTGAGCTGGGAGGCTGTACGTAAGAGGTATCAAGTTATGCTGGACCCCACCTGTTCTGGAGGATCAAAACGCCGCAGTAACAATGTGCGTttcatttgagttattatgGGGGGATTTAACTGAGGTGGGAGCAAGATAGTGTGTGGTAATTATGTAAAGATCCAATTGGGTTTTCACGATTGCCATATTTAACAATTCGGAAAATCCAGCAGCGGATTTCTATCACGTGGATGATCTTTTCTAATGCTATTTATGAATTGTACAAAACAGCTTTCTGCTTCACGAATCAATTAcgatgtacgaggatgtattgaaaaattcttagtctactatagaaccaaacgaaatttcaatgtcaaaatattttattactcaacatattctcctcttaattgaatttatttattacagagaacctgtaacgtctcaagacctttcaaaataaatgttttttcttgctctgcaaaccagaccttcacagcttttattacctcctcgttggaagataatttacgaccttttaaactttttttcagttgaggaaagacatgatagtcggatggagccaaatctggtaataaggggggtgttctagtaattcacgaattttttacatggcaacatgagatatgTGTGCAGGgacattgtcctgcaaaaacaaaacacctatggatagctttccgcgtcttttctccttaattttttcccgagagcggtcagtaatgttgaatagtaatctccgattttgttctacccttatccaaaaaatcaatcatgattactccagggtaatccaaaaaaactgaagcaagaacttttctagcagatttgttgacatgaaacttcttaggtcttggagaatcagagtgtccccattccatcgattgctgctttgtttctggatcgtggaaatatacccaagtctcatccatagtaacagttCGATTTAAGACGTCTACATCGTTCTCAAatctagcacagatcgaacgcgatgattctacccttgcacgcttttggtcaacatttaaaactttggggatccattttgcaacaatttttctcatgtccaaattgacgtgaactataatatataatgaacgcgttcgtatgaaatattcagtgcttccgTTATcctttttagcccaattcgacggtctgataaaatcatgtcatgaacgatattttcggggactgacacagaaactggcctttccgatcggtcatcatcttcaatggaaaattcaactcttgtgaagcttgcagttcaatttttcacggtcgcatacgaaggacattgatcaccaagggtattaagcatatcttcgtaaatctgcttacctcttaaccctttcaagtacaggtacttgatgatggcttgatattccaatttttggattttaacaatttcggtggacacgACGGTGTAAACGACTATCAGCTTATTATCTGTCATTCCCTATTTATATTAATGTGACTGGATTATTATTGGCATGAATAAATTATGTTTATGTCCATCATTTTGAAGGTTTTGCACTTCTATTAATGATTAAGCTTGAAAATTCATGTTCAGTGTTTTATTCGGTGTGAAATATCATTCGAAGTGTTAAGTGAATATTATTGAACGAATCGAATTTCTGAATGAATATGTTCTAATTGTCTACCCTAGGTCAGTATCTACAGAGGGTGGACAAAAGTCGTTGTCTAcagaggggatctcgagaactacttATAGTTcttagctagaagaaaaaggatgacacattttcgagctctcTTTCAGAGAATCAAACGTAGGTGAAAaacgtagcctcctacgattcttcgttattaacaaaaaatcagattttgacgattttgagaagttctcataacttttcgtCTTGAAATTACAGATCTGAAAATTGAAGCTCCTTAGTCACTTTCATATAAAGAATCTAcagacaaaagattttttttcaattcaaaaataataaattaaataaaagattccatttaaaaaacaaaagtttccataataattcgaaatgaaattacaatttttgaacaggaaaaaaatcgtttgtcagtagattctacgtataaaagtgcctgtagaaggttcaaggtTCAGATCCGTaaattcaaagacaaaaaagttgtgagaacttttcaaaatcgtcaaaatcacATTTTTcgataataactcaaaaacgaaggatccatggaggctgcggttttcaccattctttgtttctctgaaaaagagctcggaaatgtgtcatccaaatgtgtaaaatattcagtgtatcatttattgactagacacagtccaaattggaattaattacatagaatagggacggagctatagtcctttaatgtaagtacctcaaactgtcaaaatattaataaaaagtcaaatttctcaaaaaccgttgagaattcagacatagttatgttatcaaactcatattaaaatttaacaaggaattcaaaaatgttaaattataTAAGGTgtgccatttaaaataacgaaattgaaagctgtgcagaagaaacaaaACACTTTCTATAGTTCCAAATAACTTTAGGAGATGCCTTACTCATAAAGacaaaagttttatttgaaacttttttttgtgaagtcaatagaattagagtaaacGACCAttgccccatggcgcggacaccctgtatatatttcaaataaaaacttatGTCTTCGTCTCTACACCGGTTGTGTTACTCCACCATATAAGAAAATACTATTGAACTGAATAAACTTCTGTATAAACAGATTAAACTCAGTGCGAATTAAAACTGTTTCGGTAGGGGTTTTACCATTCTTATAATAGCATCTATTGCATCTCGATTCTTCCGAAATGGCACTCCCATTCATGAAGCAGAGGAAGAGCATTTAGTGCAGGAGTTAGTATTTCTCTTCACGTTGGTTTAACAAGATACACCAAGAGATATGAAGCGGATAGGATTCATACAATATTCTTCCATCACTGCCTTTATGGTTATCAGACTCTTCGAGAAACTGTTGAATTGTGTTGACGCAGACATGCTGAGAGATTACACATCAAAAAATcgtaaaatttccattttcaatccGCATATTATGCCTTGTCTCGAAATCCAAATAAAAACGTATTGAACTGTCAATCGGCCATTGAAAAATAAGTGATTCATTATGATTAAATCGCAGGCCGATACATCAGAAAATGTTCGCCGAATCGCAGTTtcataaataattatttggCAATGATTGATGAAAGTTATTTTATACGGCCTGTACATCGGATGTGTTATAACTTTCCAACTCCTTTTGGTCGTTTTCACCGCGGACAACAGTGCCCGTAttcatgacttattttgatttcACTTCTGTGATATATTGATAGGGTCCGAGGCGCGGTTTTTGAGAATTTATGTTGCTTGAATCGTTCGTCAACTGTGCTATTCAGATAGCTTTCATTGTGGAGTTACTTCATAAAAATGTCAACAATTTATTTGCTTCAGCAAGGATTTGATTCTTTACAAGtgtaaggaaaaaaaaattctgtcgaATGTTGAAGATAAGGGGAGATATAGGCCCATTGTCAAATTCGAGCCAAGGTCAACATTGAACCCAGTTCAACCTGTCAAAATTGTACGGAATTG
Proteins encoded:
- the LOC123309514 gene encoding helix-loop-helix protein delilah-like; translated protein: MDSLLQEYSDMSQNSSGEYSKECYTDSNNNESGNFPGETSKADKYSLRPRTSRRCPEVREDFEGSKKSKKSVKQKSAPLSKYRRKTANARERNRMREINQAFETLRSIIPHGQVQETSAANEKLTKITTLRLAMRYISALSSALNCGDKDVNLDFDFESYNDLDFLLESDGESLSLSEHSLVTSPDFQDSTLCSFDLGGSFPSLLHSEFADHSLVPPSLQDFFFT